In Thermoplasmata archaeon, the following are encoded in one genomic region:
- a CDS encoding DUF5611 family protein has protein sequence MRAYELRRGQGKKLEGDGLRAIAAETFGSANVEDAKVVASFGAIEKLIAWTDGKQLFVDMVMKPGVPDELATETISRNNRFLEAATGYTAKERGKKAQGAAKKGTA, from the coding sequence ATGCGGGCCTACGAGTTGCGCCGGGGCCAGGGGAAGAAGCTCGAAGGGGACGGGCTCCGTGCAATCGCGGCGGAGACGTTCGGCTCCGCGAACGTGGAGGACGCCAAGGTGGTCGCCTCCTTTGGAGCCATCGAGAAGCTCATCGCATGGACGGACGGCAAGCAGCTCTTCGTGGACATGGTCATGAAGCCGGGGGTCCCCGACGAGCTGGCCACGGAGACGATCTCCCGCAACAACCGGTTCCTAGAAGCCGCGACCGGCTACACGGCGAAGGAACGCGGGAAGAAGGCGCAGGGAGCGGCGAAGAAAGGGACCGCCTGA
- a CDS encoding ABC transporter permease produces the protein MSVRTQLRSSWGLIALNGIIPVKRMPLYLVNTLGAPFSFLFFIYVVSRGQLVGYGVAGGLVLTTFSIGTSLQADMTHFRVDLKLQDMVVASPMRAWTYVLGMALSELAFATPGIVAFLFVGYTTQAPGVLGLPIIVGTLLLVWGLGCSLGFFLATYLRDIRETFAISPLLSLVLSVLPPVYYPITVIPADLRILGYLAPTADASLLIQGALGIPTQGSVNWVWAAGILIAFTVAFILLAAFKAQWREK, from the coding sequence GTGAGCGTCCGGACCCAACTCCGCTCGTCGTGGGGGCTGATCGCCCTGAACGGGATCATCCCCGTGAAGCGCATGCCCCTCTACCTCGTGAACACCCTGGGCGCGCCGTTCTCGTTCCTGTTCTTCATCTACGTCGTGAGCCGGGGCCAGCTCGTCGGCTATGGCGTGGCGGGCGGGCTCGTCCTAACGACGTTCTCCATCGGCACGAGTCTCCAGGCGGACATGACGCACTTCCGCGTGGACCTCAAACTCCAGGACATGGTCGTCGCGTCGCCCATGCGCGCATGGACGTACGTCCTCGGGATGGCCCTCTCCGAGCTCGCCTTCGCGACGCCCGGGATTGTCGCGTTCCTCTTCGTGGGTTACACGACGCAGGCCCCGGGCGTCCTCGGCCTTCCCATCATCGTGGGAACCCTCCTACTGGTCTGGGGCCTCGGCTGTTCCTTAGGCTTCTTCCTGGCGACGTACCTCCGGGACATCCGGGAGACGTTTGCGATCTCCCCCCTGCTGTCCCTCGTGCTCTCCGTGCTCCCGCCCGTCTACTATCCAATCACCGTGATCCCGGCCGATCTCCGCATCCTCGGGTACCTGGCGCCGACCGCGGATGCCTCCCTGCTGATCCAGGGGGCCCTCGGGATCCCGACCCAAGGCTCGGTCAACTGGGTGTGGGCCGCCGGGATTCTGATCGCGTTCACCGTGGCCTTCATCCTGCTGGCCGCGTTCAAGGCCCAGTGGCGCGAGAAGTAA
- a CDS encoding ABC transporter ATP-binding protein yields the protein MAQAISARELTKEYKGSRGKRALDRVTLDIGRGEIFGLIGRNGAGKTTFLRIAGTQLLPTSGRIEVLGHDAVGNPHAVRDLVAVIPQESRPFFYATPFEHVYYYLLMRGVPSPEARRRALDTLERLGLAKGKDTVLWKQSGGLRRRVLVAMALASGAELLFLDEPTTGLDALARRDVWVAVEEAAKEGRTILLTTHYLEEAQLLSKRIGILNEGRVLAVGTLDELVARVRWPFRVALTGRGFETEELATFGESAAIGDSQIVLTNRGGAEELTRLALARGVRAVAGPVTLEDLFVQLVGGSVEEETALEEEVEA from the coding sequence GTGGCCCAGGCGATCTCGGCCCGCGAGTTGACCAAGGAGTACAAGGGCAGCCGCGGGAAGCGCGCGCTCGACCGCGTCACCTTGGACATTGGCCGCGGCGAGATTTTCGGGCTCATCGGGCGCAACGGCGCGGGCAAGACGACGTTCCTGCGGATCGCGGGCACCCAGCTCCTCCCGACCTCGGGCCGCATCGAGGTCCTCGGACACGACGCGGTCGGGAATCCGCATGCGGTACGGGACCTCGTGGCCGTGATTCCGCAGGAATCGCGACCCTTCTTCTACGCGACGCCGTTCGAGCACGTGTACTACTACCTCCTCATGCGCGGCGTGCCTTCCCCCGAGGCCCGGAGGCGCGCCCTCGACACCCTGGAGCGCCTCGGCCTCGCGAAGGGCAAGGACACGGTCCTCTGGAAGCAATCCGGCGGCCTGCGACGTCGCGTGCTCGTGGCCATGGCCCTCGCCTCGGGCGCGGAACTCCTCTTCCTCGACGAGCCCACGACGGGCCTCGATGCCCTCGCCCGCCGCGACGTGTGGGTCGCCGTCGAGGAGGCCGCCAAGGAGGGACGCACAATCCTCCTCACCACGCATTACCTCGAGGAGGCGCAGCTCCTGAGCAAGCGAATCGGGATCCTGAACGAGGGAAGGGTCCTCGCGGTCGGGACGCTCGACGAGCTCGTCGCGCGGGTGCGCTGGCCGTTCCGCGTCGCCCTGACGGGCCGCGGCTTCGAGACCGAGGAGCTCGCGACGTTCGGCGAGTCCGCCGCGATCGGGGATTCCCAGATTGTGCTCACGAACCGCGGCGGCGCGGAGGAGCTGACTCGCCTCGCTCTCGCCCGCGGGGTCCGCGCGGTCGCGGGGCCCGTGACCCTGGAGGACCTCTTCGTCCAGCTCGTCGGCGGATCCGTCGAGGAGGAGACCGCGCTAGAGGAGGAGGTGGAAGCGTGA
- a CDS encoding class I SAM-dependent methyltransferase gives MRDYYEGHLSGARLLECYRLAPPRIQQYLDREIRFVLGRVRGARFVLELGCGYGRVMKRLAPFVATIVGCDTSEESLRFATSYLGSRRNWAVVRTDAARTGFRAGMFDATVCVQNGISAFGVDGGQLVAEAARITRGGGQIVFSSYSPRIWQDRLAWFGEQARAGLIGPIDPSRTRDGTIVCTDGFRATTVDAGGFWRLFEGAGLSPELHEVDNSSLFCVAVKDADPQALPPVRADSAHRPISLESGADSAAG, from the coding sequence ATGCGGGACTACTACGAGGGGCACCTGTCAGGAGCCCGCCTCCTCGAATGCTACCGGCTCGCCCCACCGAGGATCCAGCAGTACCTGGACCGCGAGATCCGCTTCGTGCTCGGCCGTGTCCGTGGAGCCCGTTTCGTCCTGGAACTCGGATGCGGCTATGGCCGCGTCATGAAGCGACTCGCCCCGTTCGTGGCAACGATTGTGGGGTGCGACACGTCCGAGGAAAGCCTGCGGTTCGCGACATCCTACCTGGGTTCGCGACGCAACTGGGCGGTCGTCCGCACGGATGCCGCCCGGACCGGCTTCCGCGCGGGGATGTTCGATGCGACGGTGTGTGTCCAGAACGGGATATCCGCCTTCGGGGTCGACGGCGGACAGCTCGTGGCCGAGGCCGCGAGGATTACGAGGGGCGGCGGGCAGATCGTCTTCTCCAGCTATTCGCCGCGGATTTGGCAGGACCGACTTGCCTGGTTCGGCGAGCAGGCGCGGGCCGGTCTCATCGGACCCATCGACCCATCGCGGACGCGGGACGGGACCATCGTTTGCACGGACGGATTCCGCGCGACGACCGTGGATGCGGGCGGGTTCTGGAGACTATTCGAGGGGGCGGGGTTGAGCCCCGAGCTCCACGAAGTGGACAACTCTAGCCTGTTCTGCGTGGCGGTGAAGGACGCGGATCCGCAGGCCCTGCCGCCGGTCCGAGCGGATTCGGCCCACCGACCCATATCTTTAGAAAGCGGGGCGGACTCGGCCGCCGGGTGA
- a CDS encoding archaeosine biosynthesis radical SAM protein RaSEA, giving the protein MRLQQIVKDERHPHDFDPREYISTWTEKDLLHGKVVDAWVIIFRTRGCYWAQASGCSMCGYVNDVAREVSVADLGHQLDSVLRRHTGQPLVKVYTSGNFFDDHEVVPEMRDRILKELGDRCDKVIVETLSHLLRKDQLEHAMTFVDALEVAFGLESTNPRVLRESVNKVWGLDEHARAARLCHEAGATVKTYLLIKPPFLTEREAIEDAVTSGHEADPYSDTISFNPVNVQSRTLVDRLFRRGEYRPPWLWSVVEVLERTRDLKAHVKSHPTAGGMIRGAHNCGTCDRKVVDAIEEFSLTLRTDFADLSCECRALWREYADIQEFMRTPADPRFALES; this is encoded by the coding sequence ATGCGCCTCCAACAGATCGTCAAGGATGAGCGCCACCCGCACGACTTCGACCCGCGGGAGTACATCTCCACGTGGACCGAGAAGGATCTCCTCCATGGGAAGGTCGTGGACGCCTGGGTGATCATCTTCCGCACCCGAGGTTGCTACTGGGCCCAGGCCTCGGGTTGCTCCATGTGCGGATACGTGAACGACGTGGCCCGCGAGGTGTCCGTGGCCGACCTCGGGCACCAGCTGGACTCGGTCCTCCGGAGGCACACCGGACAGCCCCTGGTCAAGGTGTACACCTCGGGGAACTTCTTCGACGACCACGAGGTCGTGCCCGAGATGCGCGACCGGATCCTGAAGGAACTCGGGGACCGTTGCGACAAGGTCATCGTGGAGACCCTCTCCCATCTCCTGCGGAAGGACCAGCTCGAGCACGCGATGACCTTCGTGGACGCGCTCGAGGTCGCGTTCGGGCTGGAGTCGACCAACCCCCGCGTCCTCCGAGAGAGCGTGAATAAGGTCTGGGGGCTGGATGAGCATGCGCGGGCGGCACGCTTGTGCCACGAGGCGGGGGCCACGGTCAAGACGTACCTCCTGATCAAGCCGCCCTTCCTCACGGAGCGCGAGGCCATCGAGGATGCGGTCACCTCGGGCCACGAGGCCGATCCGTACAGCGACACGATCTCCTTCAACCCCGTGAACGTGCAGAGCCGCACGCTCGTCGACCGCCTCTTCCGTCGAGGCGAGTACCGGCCGCCGTGGCTCTGGTCCGTCGTCGAGGTCCTGGAGCGGACGCGGGACCTCAAGGCGCACGTGAAAAGCCATCCCACCGCAGGCGGCATGATCCGCGGCGCCCACAACTGCGGCACCTGCGACCGCAAGGTCGTCGACGCGATCGAGGAGTTCTCCCTAACCTTGAGGACGGACTTCGCCGACCTGTCGTGCGAATGCCGGGCGCTCTGGCGAGAGTACGCGGACATCCAGGAGTTCATGCGCACGCCTGCCGATCCGCGGTTCGCGCTCGAGTCCTAG
- a CDS encoding SAP domain-containing protein, translated as MADLPCPNCGTPLAFFEQYQRYYCLRCGQYAPEGYGDRGAKRCATCGGVLSFVTQYNRFYCYRCNTYAADEPGPAETPPVQIAPAASAPNATPSSPPAAIAPATTELAVAPSSPEATLVSAATPTPAVPTVAPTPQGRPAATPEAATPPAVLEVPPTAIPEPAAAEKPSEPAPAEPSPEIRRLAASKPAIVRVKIFTLKKSELIDLCKAYNLDPSGTKEQVQERLLSYLHDLEAEETPSEEPDTTAEETVPAAAAFPTPVAVVEPAPAPKAQAASTVETHAAPAAVVQVQKPESSPVVVEVPRTAAKIEHPCPNCGRELTFIAQYDRYYCYFCQRYAPAARAKGACPTCGATMRWIDQHQRWWCDACQKYAPADLPKPAIAAAARPAATASSTTTGISRPAIVIHHHASPAMGMGLIGVGVVLWIIYEVFGVLAPAVNLAVNSPFSDGLGAFIEFFAFLFVAAGALIGLSSLRDRI; from the coding sequence GTGGCCGACCTGCCGTGTCCCAATTGCGGGACTCCCCTCGCATTCTTCGAGCAGTACCAGCGGTACTACTGCCTCCGGTGCGGTCAGTACGCCCCCGAGGGATACGGCGACCGCGGCGCGAAGCGCTGCGCCACCTGCGGCGGGGTCCTGTCTTTCGTCACCCAGTACAACCGGTTCTACTGCTACCGATGCAACACGTACGCGGCCGATGAGCCGGGGCCCGCGGAGACACCGCCCGTGCAGATCGCTCCCGCCGCGTCGGCGCCGAACGCGACGCCCTCCTCGCCACCCGCCGCGATCGCGCCCGCAACGACCGAATTGGCCGTCGCTCCCTCCTCTCCCGAGGCGACTCTGGTCTCCGCGGCCACGCCGACGCCCGCCGTCCCCACGGTCGCGCCGACCCCGCAGGGGCGCCCAGCGGCCACGCCCGAGGCCGCCACTCCACCTGCAGTCCTTGAAGTCCCGCCAACCGCGATCCCGGAGCCCGCGGCGGCAGAGAAGCCCTCCGAGCCGGCGCCCGCGGAGCCCTCCCCCGAGATCCGGAGGCTCGCGGCGTCCAAGCCCGCAATCGTCCGCGTGAAGATCTTCACGCTCAAGAAGTCCGAGCTCATCGACCTGTGCAAGGCGTACAACCTCGATCCCTCGGGCACCAAGGAGCAGGTCCAAGAGCGTCTCCTCAGCTACCTGCACGACCTCGAGGCGGAGGAGACCCCGAGCGAGGAGCCTGACACGACGGCCGAGGAGACCGTCCCCGCCGCGGCCGCGTTCCCGACGCCGGTCGCCGTCGTGGAGCCCGCTCCCGCGCCCAAAGCACAAGCCGCGTCAACCGTCGAGACGCATGCCGCTCCGGCGGCTGTGGTCCAAGTCCAGAAACCCGAGTCGTCACCCGTGGTCGTCGAGGTGCCGCGCACCGCGGCAAAGATCGAGCATCCCTGCCCCAACTGCGGACGCGAGCTGACCTTCATCGCTCAATACGACCGGTACTACTGCTACTTCTGCCAGCGGTACGCCCCGGCGGCCCGCGCGAAGGGCGCGTGCCCGACGTGCGGGGCAACGATGCGCTGGATCGATCAGCACCAGCGGTGGTGGTGCGATGCGTGCCAGAAGTACGCCCCGGCCGACCTTCCCAAGCCGGCGATCGCGGCAGCTGCCCGTCCCGCTGCGACGGCCTCGTCGACGACGACCGGCATCTCGCGCCCTGCGATCGTCATCCACCACCACGCGAGTCCCGCGATGGGCATGGGCCTCATCGGCGTGGGCGTGGTCCTCTGGATCATCTACGAGGTGTTCGGCGTCCTCGCGCCCGCAGTGAACCTCGCGGTGAACAGCCCGTTCTCGGACGGCCTGGGCGCGTTCATCGAGTTCTTCGCGTTCCTCTTCGTCGCGGCCGGTGCCCTCATCGGGCTGTCCAGCCTCCGCGATCGGATCTGA
- a CDS encoding Rab family GTPase — MTASIPDQAEMKARKHFKAKVCLVGNPAVGKTSLVRRYVMDAFDDHYLTTVGTKVSKKPVRVTNPSQGLDADIDLMIWDIMGQPGFREMLKDAYFFDAKGVLAVADLTKKDSLEDLKHWIASVEGVTGKVPIVVAVNKSDLTGDAQFTTAEAVQAAEVLGADLFLTSAKNGSNVEEAFRRLGARVVHNAMRGNGTGD; from the coding sequence ATGACCGCGTCGATTCCCGACCAGGCCGAGATGAAGGCGAGGAAGCACTTCAAGGCCAAGGTGTGCCTCGTGGGCAACCCCGCGGTGGGCAAGACGTCCCTCGTCCGCCGCTACGTCATGGACGCGTTCGACGACCACTACCTGACCACGGTGGGCACGAAGGTGTCCAAGAAGCCCGTCCGGGTGACGAACCCCTCCCAGGGCCTCGACGCGGACATCGACCTGATGATCTGGGACATCATGGGCCAGCCCGGGTTCCGGGAGATGTTGAAGGACGCATACTTCTTCGACGCGAAGGGGGTGCTCGCGGTCGCCGACCTGACGAAGAAGGACAGCCTCGAGGACCTGAAGCACTGGATCGCGTCCGTCGAAGGCGTCACGGGCAAGGTGCCCATCGTGGTCGCGGTGAACAAGTCCGACCTCACCGGGGACGCCCAGTTCACGACCGCGGAGGCCGTTCAGGCCGCCGAGGTCCTCGGGGCGGATCTCTTCCTGACCTCCGCGAAGAACGGGTCCAACGTGGAAGAGGCGTTCCGTCGCCTGGGCGCCCGCGTGGTCCACAATGCGATGCGCGGGAACGGAACCGGCGACTGA
- a CDS encoding DsbA family protein — protein sequence MAPAIATAIETGSTPRAAPGRVQVTWFTDPINVWCWGCEPAIRRLQVRYAATVEVGVVMGGLFEDFGPILEYWSRMSGGRWQDSVRAFLDAVGAHHRMPMDVSRMMVSLDDLKSTWPSCIAVKAAGLQGKGREYPYLRHYREAMYLEGRKTTTRAVQIELAAELGLNAEAFIRALDDGSAEAAFHADLDTCRSKSVTGFPTFELRRDPATARLDGWQPWDAFDEALQEFAPDVYPTPLDATTENVQTLLRRFERCATLEVAAILGVTDDEAEILLEDLEVQGAVRRREVGTGLIWEVARGPRKDVGLQTEGAAEH from the coding sequence ATGGCGCCCGCCATCGCCACGGCGATCGAGACGGGTTCGACCCCGCGGGCTGCGCCCGGCCGCGTCCAGGTCACCTGGTTCACGGACCCCATCAACGTCTGGTGCTGGGGCTGCGAGCCCGCGATCCGCCGCCTCCAGGTGCGGTACGCCGCGACCGTCGAGGTCGGCGTGGTCATGGGCGGCCTCTTCGAGGACTTTGGCCCGATCTTGGAGTACTGGTCCCGGATGTCCGGGGGACGGTGGCAGGACTCCGTGCGAGCGTTCCTGGACGCCGTGGGGGCGCACCATCGCATGCCCATGGACGTGTCCCGAATGATGGTGTCCCTCGACGACCTCAAGTCGACGTGGCCCTCCTGCATCGCGGTGAAGGCCGCGGGACTCCAGGGGAAGGGCCGGGAGTACCCCTACCTGCGGCACTACCGCGAGGCTATGTACCTCGAAGGTCGGAAGACGACCACGCGTGCGGTCCAGATCGAGCTGGCCGCGGAACTCGGGCTCAATGCGGAGGCGTTCATCCGAGCGCTCGACGACGGCTCGGCGGAGGCGGCCTTCCACGCCGACCTCGATACGTGTCGTTCCAAGAGCGTCACCGGCTTCCCCACGTTCGAGCTGCGCCGCGACCCCGCGACCGCGCGCCTGGACGGGTGGCAGCCGTGGGACGCGTTCGACGAGGCCCTCCAGGAATTCGCGCCGGACGTGTACCCAACCCCCCTGGATGCGACCACGGAGAACGTCCAGACCCTTCTCCGCCGCTTCGAGCGGTGCGCGACCCTCGAGGTGGCCGCGATCCTCGGGGTGACGGACGACGAGGCGGAGATCCTGCTCGAGGACTTGGAGGTCCAGGGGGCGGTCCGCCGTCGCGAAGTCGGGACGGGGCTCATCTGGGAGGTCGCCCGCGGCCCTCGGAAGGACGTGGGTCTGCAGACGGAGGGCGCCGCGGAACACTGA
- a CDS encoding transcriptional regulator, with product MQQPQEVIVAKLLPTIRARLAKELLRTYGMKQVDVARSMGITQAAVSHYNTQSRGVDQDMLRRFPEIKAFVDKLAGRIADGMSMSQQISTINEFCSGLMQTARFCDYHKSLGDIDPNCTACFEMPPKP from the coding sequence ATGCAACAGCCTCAGGAAGTCATCGTGGCGAAGCTCCTGCCGACGATTCGTGCTCGGCTCGCGAAAGAGCTCCTCCGCACGTACGGGATGAAACAGGTGGACGTGGCCCGGTCCATGGGAATCACTCAGGCCGCGGTGAGCCACTACAACACGCAGAGCCGCGGCGTAGACCAGGACATGCTCCGCCGCTTCCCGGAGATCAAGGCGTTCGTGGACAAGCTCGCGGGCCGGATCGCGGACGGGATGTCCATGTCCCAGCAGATCTCCACGATCAACGAGTTTTGCTCGGGACTCATGCAGACGGCCCGCTTCTGCGACTACCACAAGAGCCTCGGGGACATCGACCCGAACTGCACGGCCTGCTTCGAGATGCCGCCGAAACCGTGA
- a CDS encoding glycosyltransferase, translating into MRIAVFYDFLQTVGGGERVALTLGKRLGADVVTTEFDPGILGRAGFAGVHVIPLGHLRAGPPWKQIQATWRFLRARLPGYDFYVVSGNWAQFAAKHHHPNLYYCLTPTRMFYDQRAATLAREPVSRRFAGRLWIGAHAALDRRAVAHCDRITAISENVRARVQRYYGRQADVIYPPVQTSRLGFREIGDFWLSVSRLYPEKRIDLQLETFRQLPSEKLVIVGGYSKGDWTERYVAGLRPPPNVTLLGEITDAELVDLYARCRGLVTTAVDEDFGITPVEAMAAGKIVLATNEGGYRETVVHGRTGYLLPPSAEAFAGTIRQLDDTALVAMREACAARAHEFDEEVFVARMKAALERHPS; encoded by the coding sequence TTGAGGATCGCGGTCTTCTACGACTTTCTCCAGACCGTGGGCGGCGGGGAGCGCGTGGCCCTCACCCTCGGGAAACGACTGGGCGCAGACGTCGTCACGACGGAGTTCGATCCGGGTATCCTCGGGCGAGCGGGATTCGCGGGCGTGCACGTGATCCCTCTGGGGCACCTCCGGGCCGGACCCCCCTGGAAGCAGATCCAGGCGACGTGGCGGTTCCTCCGCGCTCGACTGCCCGGATACGACTTCTACGTCGTCTCCGGGAACTGGGCGCAGTTCGCAGCAAAGCACCACCACCCGAACCTGTACTATTGCCTGACACCCACACGGATGTTCTACGACCAGCGTGCGGCAACCTTGGCCCGAGAGCCCGTTTCTCGCCGCTTCGCGGGACGCCTCTGGATCGGCGCGCACGCGGCGCTCGATCGCCGCGCTGTGGCGCACTGCGACCGCATCACGGCCATCAGCGAGAACGTCCGCGCCCGCGTGCAGCGATACTACGGCCGCCAGGCGGACGTGATCTATCCGCCCGTGCAGACATCCCGCCTCGGCTTCCGCGAGATCGGCGACTTCTGGCTCTCCGTGAGCCGACTCTACCCGGAGAAGCGGATCGACCTCCAGCTCGAGACCTTCCGCCAGCTGCCCTCCGAGAAGCTCGTGATCGTTGGCGGTTACTCGAAGGGCGATTGGACGGAACGCTACGTCGCAGGACTCCGGCCACCGCCGAACGTCACGCTCCTGGGCGAGATCACGGACGCCGAACTCGTGGACCTGTACGCCCGGTGCCGTGGGTTGGTGACCACGGCGGTGGATGAGGACTTCGGGATCACGCCCGTGGAGGCCATGGCCGCAGGGAAGATCGTCCTGGCGACGAACGAGGGTGGCTACCGCGAGACCGTGGTGCACGGAAGGACAGGATACCTGCTCCCGCCGTCCGCCGAGGCGTTCGCGGGCACCATTCGCCAGTTGGATGATACGGCCCTCGTCGCGATGCGGGAGGCGTGCGCGGCCCGGGCACATGAGTTCGACGAAGAGGTCTTTGTCGCCAGGATGAAAGCCGCCCTCGAACGACATCCCTCGTGA
- a CDS encoding glycosyltransferase family 2 protein, whose protein sequence is MGSQATVVVLNWNGHDYLRECLRSLFAQTYRDLRVLVVDNASPDASWRIVDEEFPEAALLRMPENLHFARGMNAGFARALEDPHAEFVVALNNDVRVDPEWLASLVAAADDPRVGMVASKMLFMDKPRTLNSTGIVIARDGSSMDRSWNTPDDGEMDAHADVFGPSAGAGLYRRRLLERVGLFDEDFVAYYEDVDLAWRARLAGWEARFACGAVVYHKYSGSVGRRSPWRQYQCERNRVWTLVQNYPWRHVAAGIPWNAARLAASQFPGRVRTSDADSIAADGGGSARVHAQARLDAYARLGSALEKRRLRYRGRTVSVAEVGRWLRTYGVPLRQSVGA, encoded by the coding sequence ATGGGCTCCCAAGCCACGGTGGTCGTGCTGAACTGGAACGGGCACGACTACCTCCGCGAATGCCTCCGGTCCCTGTTCGCCCAGACGTACCGGGACCTGCGCGTCCTCGTCGTGGACAACGCCTCGCCGGACGCGTCGTGGCGGATCGTCGACGAGGAGTTTCCCGAGGCTGCGCTCCTCCGGATGCCCGAGAACCTGCACTTCGCGCGGGGAATGAACGCGGGCTTCGCGCGGGCCCTCGAGGATCCGCACGCCGAGTTCGTGGTGGCGCTCAACAACGACGTGCGCGTGGACCCCGAGTGGCTCGCCTCCCTGGTCGCGGCGGCGGACGACCCGCGCGTGGGCATGGTGGCCTCCAAAATGCTCTTCATGGACAAGCCGCGGACCCTGAACTCCACGGGGATCGTGATCGCCCGCGATGGCAGCTCCATGGACCGGAGCTGGAACACGCCGGACGACGGGGAAATGGATGCCCATGCGGACGTCTTCGGCCCCTCGGCGGGGGCCGGCCTCTACCGTCGCCGGCTCCTGGAGCGAGTGGGCTTGTTCGACGAGGACTTCGTCGCCTACTACGAGGACGTGGACCTCGCGTGGCGAGCGCGACTCGCGGGATGGGAGGCGCGCTTCGCGTGCGGCGCGGTGGTGTACCACAAGTACTCCGGGTCCGTCGGCCGTCGTTCGCCCTGGAGGCAGTACCAGTGCGAGCGGAACCGGGTGTGGACCCTGGTCCAGAACTATCCGTGGCGGCACGTGGCCGCGGGAATCCCGTGGAACGCCGCGCGGCTCGCGGCCTCCCAGTTCCCCGGCCGCGTCCGGACGTCCGACGCAGACTCGATCGCCGCGGATGGGGGCGGCTCGGCACGGGTGCACGCGCAAGCGCGTCTCGATGCGTACGCACGCCTCGGCTCCGCTCTGGAGAAACGCCGACTCCGGTACCGCGGCCGGACGGTGAGCGTGGCCGAGGTGGGCCGATGGCTCCGGACGTACGGCGTGCCCCTGCGGCAGTCCGTGGGGGCCTGA
- a CDS encoding glycosyltransferase gives MRVAILHDHMSFIGGGERLVLTLAQALDADLYVTDLNPEIPTKAGFQGVRVTELKKVPKTPLLRQTRQAKAFHHAEIPPHDVYVFSGNWAIAAAGTHKPNLWYCHTPARVFFDLEGTFLADLSPAKRLAARTWINRTRPKYEANVADVQRIVANSRNVAARVERYLHRTADVVYPPVDVRRFRFSGVGDFWLSVNRLSHEKRIALQVAAFRSLPEERLVVAGGPQVGMDARRFIRALDPPPNVEFLGEVDEARLRDLYATCRGLVATSQDEDFGITPVEAMASGKAVVAVDEGGYRETVIPGRTGWLVPAAPEAVASTIREATPEVLASMRSACEDRARAFDASAFVARMTSILGETAAAAASLPAKF, from the coding sequence ATGCGCGTCGCGATCCTGCACGATCACATGAGCTTCATTGGCGGGGGTGAGCGCCTCGTCCTAACGCTGGCCCAGGCGCTCGACGCGGACCTGTACGTGACGGACCTGAACCCCGAAATCCCAACGAAGGCGGGCTTCCAGGGCGTCCGAGTCACGGAGCTCAAGAAGGTTCCGAAGACCCCGCTCCTCCGCCAGACGCGGCAGGCGAAGGCGTTCCACCACGCGGAGATTCCTCCCCACGACGTCTACGTGTTCTCCGGGAACTGGGCCATCGCGGCCGCGGGAACCCACAAGCCCAACCTCTGGTACTGCCACACCCCGGCGCGGGTCTTCTTCGACCTCGAAGGGACCTTCCTCGCGGACCTCAGTCCCGCGAAACGCCTGGCCGCGAGGACGTGGATCAACCGGACGCGACCCAAGTACGAAGCGAACGTGGCCGACGTCCAGCGGATCGTGGCGAACAGCCGGAACGTCGCGGCGCGCGTGGAGCGCTACCTGCACCGGACCGCGGACGTCGTGTATCCGCCCGTGGACGTGCGACGTTTCCGCTTCTCCGGAGTCGGCGACTTCTGGCTCTCCGTGAACCGGCTCAGCCACGAGAAGCGGATTGCACTCCAGGTCGCGGCATTCCGAAGTCTCCCCGAGGAGCGGCTCGTCGTCGCGGGCGGTCCCCAGGTCGGCATGGACGCGCGGAGGTTCATTCGGGCCCTCGATCCGCCGCCGAACGTGGAATTCCTCGGCGAGGTGGACGAGGCCCGCCTCCGGGACCTGTACGCCACCTGCCGCGGTCTCGTGGCAACGTCCCAGGACGAGGACTTCGGGATCACACCCGTGGAGGCCATGGCGTCCGGGAAGGCGGTCGTCGCCGTGGACGAGGGAGGCTATCGGGAGACCGTGATCCCGGGCCGCACGGGCTGGCTCGTCCCCGCGGCGCCAGAGGCGGTCGCGTCGACGATCCGGGAGGCGACGCCCGAGGTCCTGGCCTCCATGCGTTCCGCGTGCGAAGACCGTGCGAGGGCCTTCGATGCCTCCGCGTTCGTGGCGAGGATGACGAGCATTCTCGGCGAAACGGCCGCGGCCGCGGCCTCACTGCCCGCGAAGTTCTAA